In the genome of Acidiferrobacterales bacterium, the window GCCCGATAAGAATGATCTCGTAGCCTCTGGCTGCGTACCGCTGTCCTTGGCTGTGCACCTTGGTCACAAGGGGACAGGTTGCATCCACAGTTGTCAGATTCCTCTGCTTTGCATTCTGCTTGACTTGTTTGGATACACCATGTGCGCTGAAAACTGTGAGTGATCCGTTCGGTATCTGATCCACTTCCTCGACAAATTTAACTCCCTTGTTCTTCAACTTCTCCACCACTCTGCGGTTATGGACGATTTCATGTCGAACGTAGACCGGGGATTTGTTTTTTTCGAGAAGGGTATCAACGATGGCGATCGCACGCTCAACACCGGCACAGAATCCACGTGGTTGTGCTAGTAAAACCTGCATTTTGTCGGCGCTCTCCTGGAAAATTCCGTACTTGACACTGTCTGCGGATTATATAGGACTATACCGATGGGCACCCAATTGAATTGCCGGTGCCAAGTGGTTCCAACCATGCAAGACCTCAATGCTTGAGAGACTGATGTCCGGGTACCCAGCCACAGACGAAAGAATTCCGACCTGATCTGCGGGAAGCTTGCGAGTCATTGTTGTTCGGAGGCCGTTTGCGGTGAGTTGACCTTGGGAAGAGGCCGGGTGAGTAAAAAGAAAATTGTCCTTAACGCGACATCCGATCGTGCCAGCAGGTTCAACAGCCCGACTACGTTTCGCACGCTGGTTTTTGAAAGTGATATCTCTTCGCCCCGGTCAAAGGTTTCGCTGAAATAGACCTTTCGAAGCATCAGAGCCGAAAGCCCGAGTGATGAGACTATCTGTCGGCGGATTCGATATTCCGAGCTTGGTATTGCCAATGCGAACCCCAGACCCTCGAGCAGGTGGTTTCGTGCGACTGCGATCAGTTTCACCAGTCCGTCGGAGAATCCCGGATTTGCCTGGCCGACTGCGAGATCATTCAAGTCAAATCCAGATTCCAAAAACAGATCCCTCGGTAACCAGCACATCCCTTCGCGTTGGTCATCCCAAATGTCCTTGATGATGTTGGTGAGCTGCACCCCTTTGCCACAGGATACCGACCGAACCTGCAATTGCTCTGAGCGCTTGTCAATTTCAGTCGAGTACGCGCAGAACAATTCCGCAAGCATCTCGCCAACCACGCCTGCGACGAAGTAACAATAGCGCTCAAGCTGCGCAATATCCTTCAGGCCCTGGCTGTTTTCGTATTGCTGGAACTCGAGCATGCCGGTCGACATGACGCGAATACAGCGTTCCAACGCCTTGCGCTGGCGAGATTCGAAACTCAAGGTGACGCGTATTACCTGCTCCGAGTTGCGCACGAGTCTGCGCACACTCTCCGGGGTGGTCGGTCCGAGTTGCGCGGCGAGTCGGCCGGCGAATGGCCCGGCCGGCTTCTCAGCGGCGACGATAGCCGCGAACTGATGGAGATAGTTCTCTTTGTCAGCCAGCGCCATGTCGGGGTCATCTTCGATGCTGTCGGCGATTCTGCAAAGCAGATAGCCATTGGTAACTGCATGCCGAAGTTGCGGGGGCAAAAGTGGAATGGTCATCGCATAGGTTTGGGAAACCTGTTGCAGAATCTCGGTCTGGAAAGCAAGATCGGCATCTGACCGAGTCGTTGTACCGGTGGTGCTCATTGAAGTGATTGGCGCAAATTCAGTCGTTCAGCCGCACTCATGATTCGTCGACA includes:
- a CDS encoding squalene/phytoene synthase family protein, which encodes MSTTGTTTRSDADLAFQTEILQQVSQTYAMTIPLLPPQLRHAVTNGYLLCRIADSIEDDPDMALADKENYLHQFAAIVAAEKPAGPFAGRLAAQLGPTTPESVRRLVRNSEQVIRVTLSFESRQRKALERCIRVMSTGMLEFQQYENSQGLKDIAQLERYCYFVAGVVGEMLAELFCAYSTEIDKRSEQLQVRSVSCGKGVQLTNIIKDIWDDQREGMCWLPRDLFLESGFDLNDLAVGQANPGFSDGLVKLIAVARNHLLEGLGFALAIPSSEYRIRRQIVSSLGLSALMLRKVYFSETFDRGEEISLSKTSVRNVVGLLNLLARSDVALRTIFFLLTRPLPKVNSPQTASEQQ